GGTCCATGTTGTTCCTCCGTATTCTGTAGTATCAAATGCATCTCCAGGCCATCCTTGTCCATATAGTTTCTGGAAAATAGGTAATTTGTACACTGAAGAAAAATCTACAGAGTTCGTTAATGAAATTTGTAATTTTTCTGACCTTGACCCTCTCTTGGTGGTTACAACCAAAACCCCGTTACTTCCTTTTTCTCCATATAGAGCAGCTCCCTGCATTCCTTTGATCACGTTAATATTCTCAATAATTTCAGGAGGAAGATTTTGGAAAATCCCCATTGTGGAAATTACACCATCAATGACAACCAACGCCTGGTTATTTCCGGAAATTGATCTTGGACCTCTTAAAACTACTCTTGCCGTAGAGTTAACAGAGTTATTGGTTGTGTTAATCTGCAAGCCCGAAACTTTTCCCGTAAGAGCCTGAACCGCATTTGGGTTATTCGCCTGAGTAATTTCAGCAGCATTCACTACCTGATTGGAAGAGGTAACAGCATCCTGTCTTTTCTTGATACCTAATGCTCCTGTTACAACTACTTCCCGGATCTCGGTAGTTCTCAACGTATCACCTTGTTCAGTATTTTGTGCATTGGCTACTGCAAAAGATGAAGTCAGAACTATAACTAAAACACTTGTAGTTAATTTCTTCATAGTTAGTTAATTATTTTTATGATTTACAAATATGTAAAAGTTTCTTAAAAAGAAAAAATTTTTAGTTAAAAAGTTTTAATTTAATATAATTATACATAATAAAATTAAAATATATTTATGATTTATCAATAAAAAAAACAATACGTTAAATACTTAAAAAACTCAATATTTATCAACATTACAATTATTCACCCAAAATGAAACATTATATCTATAAATCACCAATTCGAAAATACAACCTGCATTTTTATAGAATTTATAATTTCATTACTTTTACATGCATTCTATACAAATACTATTCATGGAATTATTGCAAAAATGGACAGACCTCTATATTGAGGCAGGGTGTGATGAAGTAGGAAGGGGATGCCTAAGCGGACCTGTTGTTGCAGCAGCCGTTATTCTGGATGACAGCTTTAAGCAGGACCTCGTTAATGATTCGAAAAAACTTACGTTTAAAACAAGAATGGATCTGGACAGCTATATAAAAGATAACGTGAAAAGCTACGCTATTGCTGAACTTCCTCCTTCATTCATTGATGAACACAACATCCTTAATGCGAGCATCCATGCTATGCACCGAGCTTTGGATCAATTAACCATAACCCCTGAACTGATCCTTGTTGATGGAAATAAATTTCATCCATACAATTATATTCCTCATCAATGCATCATTAAAGGAGATTCAAAAGTTTTATCTATTGCGGCGGCCTCTATCTTAGCAAAGAACTATAGAGATAAGCTGATGATAGAGCTTCACGAGGAACATCCTGAATACGGCTGGAAAACCAATTTCGGTTATGCTACTAAAGCCCACCAACAAGCTCTTATCAAACACGGCCCAACAAAATACCACCGTCAGTCTTTCAGATTGAAGTACGATTAAAACAAAAACGGACCTCCATTTAAACTGGAGGTCCGTTTATAAACAAAAAAAAGAGAAGCAGATTTTGCTTCTCTTTTTTATATAGATTATTTCTTTTTATTTCTCTGCTGCTCCTGAGCTTTTTGCTGCTCCTGAGCCTTTTCCATCATCTCACGCATTCTCTTCTGGAATTTCCCTTCAGTCTTAGGCTTTTCTTTATTAGCCTGAATCTGTGCATGAATTTTCTTCTCATCCAGAATCCAGTATTTAATTACCAGAATGATCAGGATGTTAATGGCATTCGATACAAAATAATACCATGAAAGACCGGATGCTGATGTATTTAAGAAGAACAGGAATGTAATCGGGAAGATATACATTAATACTTTCATGTTTGGCATTCCTTCCTGTTGAGGCTGCTGCATATTTCCAGAAGTCATTACCGTATAGATAAGAATCACCACTGTACACGCCAATGCGAAAACACTTAAATGATCTCCAAGGAATGGAATTTTAAACGGAAGCTTAATCAAATCATCATAAGCGGTAAGGTCTTTTGCAAACCAGAATCCTTGTCCTCTCAGATCGATAAAGTTCGGGAAGAAACGGAATAAGGCATAGAAAATAGGGATCTGCACCAATGCCGGAAGACATCCTGCCATCTGATTTACGCCTGCTTTTCTGTAGATTTCCATCGTAGCCTGCTGCTTCTTCATTGGATCTGCATCTTTCAGCTTTGCATTTACCTCATCAATTTCGGGACGGATCACTTTCATCATCGCACTTAATTTGTGCTGCTTATACATGATTGGTGAAAGGATCAGCTTTACAATAATAGTCATTAAGAAGATTACCCAACCCGCTGTTAATCCCCATTCTGCGATAATATTGTACATCGGCATAAAGAATCCTCGGTTCATCCAGCCAATGAAAGACCATCCCAAAGGAAGAATTTCGTCGAAGTTTTTGTCGTAAGATTTCAATAGCGGTAAATCCAATGGCATGAAGTACCAGGTAAAATCCTGATTCAGTTCACTGCCTGTCATTTGAACAAATCCTTCAAAATTCAATTTCTTCAGGTATTCCCCCTCTTCAATATTTTCCTGGTTTCCTTTACTGTGTGTAAAACCATTTTTAGCTTCAATTACAGAAGAGAAGAACTGCTGTTTTACTCCAATCCAGTTAAGGGTTTCTTTTTCTTCTTCCATGGTTGTTCTTCCATCATAATCATAGTCTTTATAATTATTGAAAGCATAGGAGAATTCCGAGTGAGACTGCTCCTGAGCTCTACCCTTTTCTAAATTTCTTACACTGTAATCCCAGATGAAATCTGCTTTATTGTCAGCGGTAACATTAGCGAGGCCTTGTGTTCTTACTTTAAAATCCAGAGTATATTTTGGAAGCAGCGTATAAACGAACTGAATAACAGCTCCGTTATAATTAGCTGTCATTGTTACAGCATTACCATTTACCGCAGGAGAGAAAACTAAATCTTTAGTATTGATAACTTTTCCCGTTTTATCCTTAAACTGGAAACCGTAGTTTGAATTATTTTTATTGATCAGGTAAAGCGGAAGATCTGCTTTATCTGTTTTATGATCGTATGCTTTATATTCCGAAAGCTGTACTTTAGAAACCTGCCCTCCCAGACTTGAGAATTCAACATTCAATTCTTTATTGGACAGAGCTGCTGTCTGAATTGCGTTCGGAGTGACATTTGGATTGATATTGCTGGCCTGAGTCTGTTTTACGGCATTTTTCACCTGTTCAGTTTTCTGCTGTTGGGCTTTCAACTGCTCTTCTTTCGACTGTTTGTTCTGGAAATAGAACATCGCACCGAAGAGAATCAGGCATAAAACCGCGAAACTAATCATTTGACTTTTATCGATTCCGTTGTTTTGTTGCATTTTATTTTTATTAAAAATTTTAAACTTTAATCCGTAATAATAATATTACTTTTTTGAGCTGACAAAAATACTGTTTTTTTATCAAAACTCTATGCTTTACTGCGTTACTATATAATAAACTCAAGCTGAGAATAATCAGCCTGAGTTTATATGTAGACGTTTATGATAAAAAATTACCTTACTTCTTTATTTTTTTTCACAAGCTTTGATGAAAGCTCTGAATAAAGGATGCGGTGTTGCTACCGTACTTTTGTATTCCGGGTGGTACTGCACTCCTACATAGAAAGGGTGTTCAGGCAGCTCAAGGGCTTCTACCAATCCGGTTTCAGGATTCGTACCTGTTGCCAGGAAACCGTTCTTTTCAAATTCCTGAAGATAGTCACTGTTGAATTCATAACGGTGACGGTGTCTTTCGGAAATATTTTTGTTTCCGTAGATTTCAGATAATTTAGAACCGTTTTTCAAAGCACATTTCCATGCTCCCAGACGCATTGTTCCTCCTTTGTCTATTACATTTTTCTGCTCTTCCATCAATGAAATTACAGGATCAGGAGTTGCAGTATCAAATTCTACAGAATTGGCTTTGGTATGTCCAAGAACATTTCTGGCAAATTCAACAGTCATGATCTGCATTCCTAAACAGATTCCAAGCATCGGAATTTTATTTTCTCTGGCGTATTTCGCCGTAAGAATTTTTCCTTCAATTCCTCTGTCTCCGAATCCCGGAGCTATAAGAACACCATTTACCCCTTTCAGAGTTTCCTTAATGTTATCTTCTGTAATATCACCGCTGTATACCCATCTTACTTTTACTTCAGTTTCAAGATCCGCACCGGCATGTTTAAATGCCTCAGCAATAGAAATATAGGAATCCTGTAAAGAAACATATTTTCCTACCAGGGCAATTTCTACTGTTTTCTTAGGATTCTGGAATTTTTTAAGGAAATTTTTCCAGTCTTTAAGATCTGCATCTTTATCGCTTTTCAGATCCAGCTCTTTCAATACTACATCATCAAAGTTCTGCTTCTGAAGATACATCGGAACCTCATAGATGGTTTCCATATCTTTACATTCAATCACGTTTTCCAAAGGAACATTACAGAATTGGGCCAGTTTCGATCTCTGATCTTTTGGTATTTTATGTTCTGTTCTGCAAACTAAAACATCTGCCATAATTCCGCTTTCCATCAACTGACGAACGGAATGCTGTGAAGGTTTTGTTTTCAATTCACCGCTTGAAGCCAGGTAAGGAAGCAATGTCAAATGGATTACCATAGAATTGCTTTCACCCAATTCCCATTTCAGCTGGCGAACGGTTTCAATGTAAGGAAGAGACTCAATATCTCCTACAGTTCCTCCAATCTCTGTAATGATGATATCGTAGTTCTGTTTTGAAAGGATCTTGATTCTGCGCTTGATCTCATTCGTGATATGAGGAATTACCTGAACTGTTTTTCCAAGGAAGTCTCCTTTTCTTTCTTTTTCAATTACAGTCTGATAGATTTTCCCTGTGGTAACGTTGTTGTTTTGGGAAGTAGGAGCATCAAGATAACGCTCGTAGTGACCTAAATCCAGATCCGTCTCCGCACCATCTTCGGTTACATAGCATTCTCCGTGTTCATAAGGATTCAGTGTTCCTGGGTCGATGTTGATATAAGGATCTAGTTTTTGGATCGTTACATTAAAACCGCGTGATTTTAGTAGAAGTCCCAGAGAAGCAGACACGATTCCTTTTCCCAAAGATGAAGTTACACCTCCTGTCACAAAGATGTATTTTGTATTCTTTTTACTCATTAGATTAGGTTTGTGCAAAGTTAGGGGAAAAAGAAATACAAAGCAATTTTTTACATTTTGAAAATTGAAAATCCCCCTTTCAATCATTATGAATACTGATTAAAAAATTTATCTATATTTGATCTCAGCAAATGACAAAAAGCCATAACAACCATGATTTCGGTATATAAACTCAAACCCAGATTTCAGCAGCTGCTCACTCCGGTTCTGTTATTTTTACATAAAAACAAGATTACAGCCAACCAGATTACCATCAGCTCTGTCCTGTTATCTGTAGTGATCGGAATTCTGTTCTGGAATGCTGACATTTCAAAATGGTTTTTCCTGAGTCTTCCAATCGGACTTTTAATAAGAATGGCACTGAATGCATTAGACGGAATGATGGCCCGGAAATTCAACCAGACCAGCAAACTGGGTGAAGTTCTGAATGAAGTAGGTGATATTGTTTCAGACGTCATTATATTTTTCCCGTTGATTAAATTTCAGCCGGAAAGTCTATACTTAATCATTGTTTTTATTATTTTAAGTGTTATCAATGAATTTGCAGGGCTGATAGGAAAAGTAGTTGGGAAAGAGCGCCGTTACGACGGGCCGATGGGGAAAAGTGATCGTGCCCTTATTTTAGGATTATATGGACTTCTGGTTTTCTTTAGCGTTGATATTTCAGGGTTATCTGTTTATATCTTCGGGTTGATTATAGCCCTTCTCCTCATCAGCACTTATACCCGTTTAAAGAAATCACTGCATGAAGCCTGAAGAAAATAAATTTGCAGATGTTCCTTTGAGAGTAAAGACATGGGGGTATATCATCGCTGTTTTTACCCTCGGAATATCACATCCTACAGCCATGAAAATTTTCGTTTCATGGATTGGTTTTCAGTGTTTTTTTGAGTTTCTGGGACTTTTTAAAATTGAATCACAGCGTTTATCAACATCTGTATTTTTAGGTATTTCTCAATTTATCCTGCTTTACTTTTTTAATATCAATGATTATCTTTTGTACAGCACTGCTTTGGCTTTTATCATTTTACTCTATTTTATTTTGTTAAAAAAGTCTGCTGTACAAATCTCAGGAGTATTTATGGCTCTTTTAATATGTCTTTTTGTTTTTCCGCATTTATTATTCATTCGAAAAATGAGTTCAGGGTTCAATTCTATTATCTTTTTAGTGGTTGTTACAGAACTGAATGATGTCTTTCAATATCTGATGGGGAAATTCTTCGGAAAACATAAGATTACTCCTAAAATCAGTCCCAACAAGACATTGGAAGGTTTTATAGGAGGGGTATTTCTTACCATTATATTAAGCAATATTCTTGGATTTTTTATTCTGAAAACAGATTTTTTCATCAACACAATATTGGGTCTGATTCTTGGAATTTCCGGATTCTTTGGTGATGTTCTGATGTCTTATCTGAAAAGAAAAGCAGGCGTAAAAGATACCGGAACGCTTCTTCCCGGGCACGGCGGACTTTTGGACAGGATGGACAGCCTGATCTTCAATGCTCCTCTTTTTTTCTGGATCCTTCCCATTCTCCTAAAAAGTTAAGCCATGAATGGAAAATTTGAAAAAGCTTTGATATTCTCAGGAGGCGGAACAAGAATGATGATCTACCTCGGAATGTATGCTGCACTGGAAGAACTGGATATGAAACCCGATGTTCTGATCGCCACATGCGGAGGAGCTTTTGCAGCTGCGGTTATTAATGCTTTTCCTGATCATCTTTCCCGAAAGAACTATCTGAAATCAGAGGAATATTTCCGGTTTGTAACCAATACCGTTTTAACACAGCATAAAAAACTTTCAAAAATCGGACTTTTTACGCTGAAAAAAATACTAGACACAAGGAACGCCCCTTATATTGAAGATGTTTTCAACCGGTATCTTGTTGAAATGCATCAGGATCTATCTACAAATTTCCCCACCTTAAAAAACATTTCATTCTCAAAAGAAATCCCGACTTTAATCATCGGCTCAGAAATTCTTTTTACTCCGGAAGAAACCGGGCAACCCCGAAATAACAGAAAACTGTATCAAAAAATAATTTTCACCGATACAGAAACCGCCGATAAAATCATTCCCGAACAGATAATTATTAATTCATCTAATTTTAAAAACAGTACAATTACAGAACTTCCTCTGGTAAAAACAGATGTTTCTCTTCTTGAAAGTGTGAGAATCTCCGTTTCCGATATGTTTTATGTAGCTCCAGCTTTTCTTCAGGGAAAATATTTTGCCGGAGGAGCTGTTGATCTTATTCCGGTTGAACTGGCCAGACATCTCGCTAATATTGTAATCACGGAAAAAAAACAATCGTATACCCTAGCGGAAGAAGCATTAGTACGTTCCGTTTTTGGATTGAGCGGAAATAAACGTCTTTCAGAAGTCCAAAGCATGCATCCTGATTTTCAAATTGATACCCTTACCATCAAAGAGAGCCTGAAAGGACATTATCTGAAGAAAAACATCAACTGGAGTAAATTTGAAATTGGATTTTCTTTTCCACAAACGCATCAGCAGTTTAAGGAAGACATGGAAAAGCAATGGCAGTATGGTTTTGACCAGACGATGAAAAGCATGAGAAGGTAAATAGGGTTTCTCTTTTATATTTTGGCTAAAACTGTTGAAAATTTTATTTTTTTGCGAGCCAGAAACAATAAAATTCACGCAAAGATTTCTATTTATACCGCTGATTTTAGAGAGCAAAGAAATGCGACTTTATCGCTGATGAAGCTAATGGTTAAAACGCTCGCTTTATCGAATCAACTTTATTGACTCTACTCTTTGCTCACTTAAAATCATATTGCCTATAAATTGGCACTTTGCGTTTAAGAAAAACCTTATCTATTTATTTATCTGTTAAGGCTTATTATATCTGGTTATATAAAAATTTACACTCTTACATTTACCAAAATTTATTAAAATTCGTTGGTTTGGCAGATAAAATTTATTTTTACGTAATATTGAACATCACAAAAGGCTTATGAACATTTTTATTGCAGGCGGAACTTCCGGTATAGGCTATGCGCTGGCAAGTCATTACCTTTCAAAAGGCCACTATGTAGGGGTTTGCGGAAGAGATCTGTCCAAAATACCTGAAAATAATAATGATGAGAGTTTAAAATCATTTCAGGCAGATGTTTGTGATTTAAATTCAATTTTATCCACATTGGAACTGTTTCTTGTGGATAACCATAATCTTGATATTTTCATCAACTGTGCAGGAAGCTATGCAGAAGATGTTGCCGGAAGAATTTCCTATGAAGAAGCAGAAGCAATGCTGCAAACCAACATTCTGGGAACGGTGAATGGTTTTGAAGCAGCAAGAAGAATGATGAAGGGGCAAAACAAAGGTAGTATTGCGGTTATTGCCTCTGTTTCAGGGATATTGAATTATGAAAATTCAAGTCTTTATACCAAAACAAAACGTTCGGTGATTCAGGTTGCGGATGCCTACAGAAGAGCCTTGAAACCTTTTGGAATTTCTGTAACGACTATTGCGCCCGGCTATGTGGACACTGAAAAATTAAGACAGCTCAATCATCATGATTTGAGCAAAAAACCTTTTCTCACAGATGTTAATACTGCCGTTTCCGTAATTACCCAAGCGATAGAACGCAAAGTAAATTTCATTATTTTTCCTTCAAAAATGAAATGGATGATGAAATCCTTATCCGTTCTCCCTTCTTCGTTCCTTAATCTAATCATGTTCAGGAAAGCCAAATGGATGAAAAACGACTGAAAATAGAGCAAAAA
This region of Chryseobacterium vaccae genomic DNA includes:
- a CDS encoding CTP synthase, which translates into the protein MSKKNTKYIFVTGGVTSSLGKGIVSASLGLLLKSRGFNVTIQKLDPYINIDPGTLNPYEHGECYVTEDGAETDLDLGHYERYLDAPTSQNNNVTTGKIYQTVIEKERKGDFLGKTVQVIPHITNEIKRRIKILSKQNYDIIITEIGGTVGDIESLPYIETVRQLKWELGESNSMVIHLTLLPYLASSGELKTKPSQHSVRQLMESGIMADVLVCRTEHKIPKDQRSKLAQFCNVPLENVIECKDMETIYEVPMYLQKQNFDDVVLKELDLKSDKDADLKDWKNFLKKFQNPKKTVEIALVGKYVSLQDSYISIAEAFKHAGADLETEVKVRWVYSGDITEDNIKETLKGVNGVLIAPGFGDRGIEGKILTAKYARENKIPMLGICLGMQIMTVEFARNVLGHTKANSVEFDTATPDPVISLMEEQKNVIDKGGTMRLGAWKCALKNGSKLSEIYGNKNISERHRHRYEFNSDYLQEFEKNGFLATGTNPETGLVEALELPEHPFYVGVQYHPEYKSTVATPHPLFRAFIKACEKK
- a CDS encoding SDR family NAD(P)-dependent oxidoreductase; this translates as MNIFIAGGTSGIGYALASHYLSKGHYVGVCGRDLSKIPENNNDESLKSFQADVCDLNSILSTLELFLVDNHNLDIFINCAGSYAEDVAGRISYEEAEAMLQTNILGTVNGFEAARRMMKGQNKGSIAVIASVSGILNYENSSLYTKTKRSVIQVADAYRRALKPFGISVTTIAPGYVDTEKLRQLNHHDLSKKPFLTDVNTAVSVITQAIERKVNFIIFPSKMKWMMKSLSVLPSSFLNLIMFRKAKWMKND
- a CDS encoding ribonuclease HII, which encodes MELLQKWTDLYIEAGCDEVGRGCLSGPVVAAAVILDDSFKQDLVNDSKKLTFKTRMDLDSYIKDNVKSYAIAELPPSFIDEHNILNASIHAMHRALDQLTITPELILVDGNKFHPYNYIPHQCIIKGDSKVLSIAAASILAKNYRDKLMIELHEEHPEYGWKTNFGYATKAHQQALIKHGPTKYHRQSFRLKYD
- a CDS encoding phosphatidate cytidylyltransferase, producing MKPEENKFADVPLRVKTWGYIIAVFTLGISHPTAMKIFVSWIGFQCFFEFLGLFKIESQRLSTSVFLGISQFILLYFFNINDYLLYSTALAFIILLYFILLKKSAVQISGVFMALLICLFVFPHLLFIRKMSSGFNSIIFLVVVTELNDVFQYLMGKFFGKHKITPKISPNKTLEGFIGGVFLTIILSNILGFFILKTDFFINTILGLILGISGFFGDVLMSYLKRKAGVKDTGTLLPGHGGLLDRMDSLIFNAPLFFWILPILLKS
- a CDS encoding CDP-alcohol phosphatidyltransferase family protein; amino-acid sequence: MISVYKLKPRFQQLLTPVLLFLHKNKITANQITISSVLLSVVIGILFWNADISKWFFLSLPIGLLIRMALNALDGMMARKFNQTSKLGEVLNEVGDIVSDVIIFFPLIKFQPESLYLIIVFIILSVINEFAGLIGKVVGKERRYDGPMGKSDRALILGLYGLLVFFSVDISGLSVYIFGLIIALLLISTYTRLKKSLHEA
- the yidC gene encoding membrane protein insertase YidC, with the protein product MQQNNGIDKSQMISFAVLCLILFGAMFYFQNKQSKEEQLKAQQQKTEQVKNAVKQTQASNINPNVTPNAIQTAALSNKELNVEFSSLGGQVSKVQLSEYKAYDHKTDKADLPLYLINKNNSNYGFQFKDKTGKVINTKDLVFSPAVNGNAVTMTANYNGAVIQFVYTLLPKYTLDFKVRTQGLANVTADNKADFIWDYSVRNLEKGRAQEQSHSEFSYAFNNYKDYDYDGRTTMEEEKETLNWIGVKQQFFSSVIEAKNGFTHSKGNQENIEEGEYLKKLNFEGFVQMTGSELNQDFTWYFMPLDLPLLKSYDKNFDEILPLGWSFIGWMNRGFFMPMYNIIAEWGLTAGWVIFLMTIIVKLILSPIMYKQHKLSAMMKVIRPEIDEVNAKLKDADPMKKQQATMEIYRKAGVNQMAGCLPALVQIPIFYALFRFFPNFIDLRGQGFWFAKDLTAYDDLIKLPFKIPFLGDHLSVFALACTVVILIYTVMTSGNMQQPQQEGMPNMKVLMYIFPITFLFFLNTSASGLSWYYFVSNAINILIILVIKYWILDEKKIHAQIQANKEKPKTEGKFQKRMREMMEKAQEQQKAQEQQRNKKK
- a CDS encoding patatin-like phospholipase family protein, with amino-acid sequence MNGKFEKALIFSGGGTRMMIYLGMYAALEELDMKPDVLIATCGGAFAAAVINAFPDHLSRKNYLKSEEYFRFVTNTVLTQHKKLSKIGLFTLKKILDTRNAPYIEDVFNRYLVEMHQDLSTNFPTLKNISFSKEIPTLIIGSEILFTPEETGQPRNNRKLYQKIIFTDTETADKIIPEQIIINSSNFKNSTITELPLVKTDVSLLESVRISVSDMFYVAPAFLQGKYFAGGAVDLIPVELARHLANIVITEKKQSYTLAEEALVRSVFGLSGNKRLSEVQSMHPDFQIDTLTIKESLKGHYLKKNINWSKFEIGFSFPQTHQQFKEDMEKQWQYGFDQTMKSMRR